The proteins below are encoded in one region of Streptomyces marianii:
- a CDS encoding SulP family inorganic anion transporter — MADRTAAPGGGLHRAVPGLAVLGAYRRDWLRGDLLAGVTVAAYLVPQVMAYASVAGLPPVVGLWAMLPSLALYALLGSSRLLSVGPESTTALMTAAVVAPLAGGDPVRYAVLASALAVAVGLMCLVAWAARLGFVADLLSRPVLVGYLTGVALIMVVGQLTELTGVPTEGQGFFQQLGSFLSHLSEAHPGTVALGAVALLLLFSALLLPRAFPGPLLVVALGTAAVAAFGLEARGIAVVGDIPAGLPGFALPDLGEVPRLLLPAVGVLLVGYTDFILTARAFVTDDDGPRLDPNQELLALGAANLGAAVLRGFPVSSSASRTALARSTGARTQVYGLVAGAAVVAVLLFLSPLLRSTPTAVLGALVVYAAVRMIDLAGYRRLASFRRRELLLALGCLTGVLLLGILYGVLLAVALSVAELLSRVARPHDAVQGLVPGLAGMHDVDDYPEARVVPGLLVYRYDSPLFFANAEDFRRRALAAVDEQDCPVRWFVLNTEANVAVDITALDSVDAVREELTGRGIVFALARVKQDLRAELDAYGLTASVGEDRIFPTLPTAMEAYRSWVRGQKEGPEQ; from the coding sequence GTGGCTGACCGGACCGCCGCACCGGGCGGCGGCCTCCACCGCGCGGTTCCCGGCCTCGCGGTGCTCGGTGCGTACCGGCGGGACTGGCTGCGCGGTGACCTGCTCGCCGGGGTCACCGTCGCCGCCTACCTCGTGCCCCAGGTCATGGCGTACGCGAGCGTCGCGGGCCTGCCGCCGGTCGTGGGGCTGTGGGCGATGCTTCCGAGCCTCGCCCTGTACGCACTGCTCGGCTCGTCCCGGCTGCTGTCGGTCGGTCCCGAGTCGACGACCGCGCTGATGACGGCGGCGGTCGTCGCGCCGCTCGCCGGGGGCGACCCCGTGCGGTACGCCGTCCTGGCCTCCGCTCTGGCCGTCGCCGTCGGACTGATGTGCCTCGTGGCGTGGGCGGCCCGGCTGGGGTTCGTCGCGGATCTGCTGTCACGGCCCGTCCTGGTCGGCTATCTCACCGGCGTGGCGCTGATCATGGTGGTCGGTCAGCTGACCGAGCTGACGGGTGTGCCGACGGAAGGGCAGGGCTTCTTCCAGCAGCTCGGGTCCTTCCTGTCACACCTGTCCGAGGCACATCCGGGGACGGTCGCCCTCGGTGCCGTGGCCCTGCTTCTGCTCTTCTCGGCGCTGCTGCTGCCCCGCGCCTTTCCCGGTCCGCTGCTGGTGGTGGCGCTCGGGACGGCCGCCGTGGCGGCGTTCGGGCTGGAGGCCCGCGGGATCGCGGTGGTCGGGGACATCCCCGCCGGTCTGCCGGGGTTCGCCCTGCCGGACCTCGGCGAGGTCCCCAGGCTGCTGCTGCCGGCCGTCGGGGTGCTGCTCGTCGGCTACACCGACTTCATTCTCACGGCACGCGCCTTCGTCACGGACGACGACGGACCGCGCCTGGACCCCAACCAGGAGCTGCTGGCCCTGGGCGCGGCGAACCTCGGCGCCGCCGTGCTGCGGGGGTTCCCGGTGAGCAGCAGCGCGAGCCGGACCGCTCTCGCCCGGTCCACAGGCGCACGCACCCAGGTGTACGGGCTCGTCGCCGGTGCCGCGGTGGTGGCCGTGCTGCTGTTCCTCAGTCCGCTGCTCCGCAGCACACCGACGGCCGTGCTGGGAGCGCTGGTCGTCTACGCGGCGGTCCGGATGATCGACCTGGCCGGATACCGGCGTCTGGCGTCCTTCCGCCGCCGGGAGCTGCTGCTCGCCCTCGGCTGCCTCACCGGGGTGCTCCTCCTGGGCATCCTGTACGGCGTGCTGCTGGCCGTGGCCCTGTCGGTGGCCGAGCTGCTGAGCCGGGTCGCGCGCCCGCACGACGCCGTCCAGGGCCTGGTGCCGGGGCTGGCGGGCATGCACGACGTGGACGACTACCCCGAGGCGCGGGTCGTCCCCGGCCTGCTGGTGTACCGCTACGACTCACCGCTGTTCTTCGCCAACGCGGAGGACTTCCGCCGCCGGGCCCTGGCCGCCGTGGACGAACAGGACTGCCCTGTGCGGTGGTTCGTGCTCAACACCGAGGCGAACGTGGCGGTCGACATCACCGCCCTCGACTCCGTCGACGCCGTGCGCGAGGAACTGACCGGCCGCGGCATCGTCTTCGCCCTCGCTCGCGTCAAGCAGGACCTGCGTGCGGAGCTGGACGCCT